In Rhodospirillales bacterium, the genomic window GATTGATATACGTCACGTAGTGGGCGAACAGGCCGCCGCCAAGCCCGGCAAGGCCGCCGGAAATGGTGAAGGCAACTAGGCGCGTCGTTTGCGGGTTGATGCCGATGGCGGCGGCAAGTATCGGATCTTCGGCAACGGCTTCGATCGTTCGGCCGAAATGAGATCGACGCAACAGGCCGACCGCTATCACGACCACGATCGCGATCGTACCGCAGAGCACGGCTTGACCGATGACGCCCATTCCGGCGACGAAAAAATAATCGATGCCCGAAAAGCCCAACATCCCCTGAGGGCCTATCTCGCGACCATCGCGTACGACGCGCCATTCGCTCATTAACATAACCTGGCGTACAAATTCCGCGAAGATCAGAGTGTAAATCGTGAACTGCAGCCCATGGGACCGGAGAATGGGCATGCCGGCCACATACGCGGTGAGCGCCGCGGCTGCGGTGCCGGCGACAAGCGACATTCCCAACCCGCTGTTCAGGAACACGGTGCACACTGCCGCCACATAGGCGCCGACGCCGAAGAAGGCGTGTTGGCCGAAGGAAATCTCGCCCGCCAGGATGACGACGTAGCAACTCATGGCCAATACGACCATGATCGAGAATACGGTGGCGACGGATAACCCGTATTCCATCGCCGTTTCCTAGCCGCTCGCCAGCCGCGCGCGCCCGCCAAATCCATGCGGAAAAAGCGCAAGCAGACAGAGCATCAGCCCGTATCCGATCAGATCCCGGTAGCCTGGCCCGGCCAGTTCAGTGCCGACACGTTCCATGATCCCGAGGCCAAGAGCGGCCGCAACTACGCCCCAGAGGTTGCCCGCGCCGCCCAAGACCAAGATCACCAACCCCTTGAGGGTCGCCCACATCCCGATGTGAACGTCGATGGCATGCTGCGCGGTGGCGAACACATATCCGGCGATTACGCCGATGACCGCCGCCAGCGCAAATGTCCACCGGGTCACGCTTGCGGCGTCGATGCCGAGCAGGCCGGCCAAAGCCCGATCCTCGACGACGACGCGTATCTTGAGGCCGGCGCGCGAATGGAAAAGAAAGGCATATATGCCCGCACACAACGCAAGGCTCAAAACGAACGCGAAAATATGGTCGACCCTTAACTCCAAACGACCGACCGATACCAAGGCCAGATCGAAAGGGTTGACGATGGCTTGACCGCGCCCGTGGCCGGGGGTGCGAATCAGAAACTCCTCGATGATCATCCAGATACCGAGGGTTGCCACCATGCTGAATCGGCCGTCACCGCGCACCCAGGCAAACGCCAGCCGTTCGACAGCGAGCGTGATCGCGATCCCGATAATCAGCGCGAGCGGCAGCGCCGCCGGCCATGGAACGCCATGAAGATTGACGGAGAGCGCCGCCAAATAGACCGACGCCATCAAGGTCGTGCCATAGGCGAGGTTGACCCGTTTCAGCACGCCGAACATCAAATGAAAGCCGAGGCCGAGCAGGGCATAAATGCCGCCCGCGACCAAACCCTCGATTGCCGCTTGGAGGACGAACCCGGGCATCACGCCCTAGGGCTCCCGGACCATCGGACTGGAAACCCTGGGACTGGAACGGTCGAGCAGTGCCCGTAACCGCCTTCCCACGGCCCATTTGCGCACATTCGCGGCCGAGATCATGCCGGCCGGACGGAACAGCATGACCGCGATCATCAGAATGCCGAACAATTCGAGTCGGAATTCCTTCACCGGCCGGGAGACTTCGGGCAGAAGGGTGAAGATGACGGCGCCGACGAGCGGCCCCCACATGGTCTGGCCGCCACCGATGACGACGTACGCGAGTACCAGCGCCGAAAGATATATCTTGAAATCGTCGCCCGAGATGAACGTCATCAGATGAGCGTAAAGGCCGCCACCGATGCCGGCAAGAAACCCGCCGAAAGCAAACGCGCCCACCTTCATGAACGAAACGTTGATCCCGATCGACTTGGCGACGATCTGGTCTTCCTCGATGATTCGCAGGACTCGGCCGAGACGCGAGCGTTCGAGAATCGCGAAGACGACGACAACGACCAACACCACGCACCACACGATCGACATGTACTCGAATGTCCCGATATTGTGCTCGTTCAAATAGCTGATGTGGCGGAAGCCGACCGGGCCATCCGGCCCTTGCCAGGTGTCGCCGGCCGCGCCTTCCCGCGGCTTGCCGAAACGAAAATTATGAAGCACGACCCGTATCGCCTCGGCGAAAGCCACGGTGGCCACAGTCAGATAATATCCCCTGAGCCTGAGCGTTGGGACACCGACGAACAGGCTTGCGATCGTGCCGGCGGCACCCCCCGCGATCACGGCAACGAATAAATTCGCGCCGCTGAGAACCGTAAGCGTAGCCGCCGTGTAGGCGCCAATGCCGAAAAAAGCGGATTGGCCGAGCGATACTTGTCCCGTCATGTAGCTCGCGTACACGCTGTAGGCGAGCAG contains:
- a CDS encoding branched-chain amino acid ABC transporter permease — encoded protein: MEYGLSVATVFSIMVVLAMSCYVVILAGEISFGQHAFFGVGAYVAAVCTVFLNSGLGMSLVAGTAAAALTAYVAGMPILRSHGLQFTIYTLIFAEFVRQVMLMSEWRVVRDGREIGPQGMLGFSGIDYFFVAGMGVIGQAVLCGTIAIVVVIAVGLLRRSHFGRTIEAVAEDPILAAAIGINPQTTRLVAFTISGGLAGLGGGLFAHYVTYINPENFGLMFGIHAVAYTLLGGVGSVLGPVLGAALDIVLLEQLRVFGGYRMIAFGALIVFVLILRPSGLIDRPLSSWSKGLHHVMLSKR
- a CDS encoding branched-chain amino acid ABC transporter permease, which encodes MSYWYTVLTFTGINVLLAYSVYASYMTGQVSLGQSAFFGIGAYTAATLTVLSGANLFVAVIAGGAAGTIASLFVGVPTLRLRGYYLTVATVAFAEAIRVVLHNFRFGKPREGAAGDTWQGPDGPVGFRHISYLNEHNIGTFEYMSIVWCVVLVVVVVFAILERSRLGRVLRIIEEDQIVAKSIGINVSFMKVGAFAFGGFLAGIGGGLYAHLMTFISGDDFKIYLSALVLAYVVIGGGQTMWGPLVGAVIFTLLPEVSRPVKEFRLELFGILMIAVMLFRPAGMISAANVRKWAVGRRLRALLDRSSPRVSSPMVREP
- a CDS encoding branched-chain amino acid ABC transporter permease, giving the protein MPGFVLQAAIEGLVAGGIYALLGLGFHLMFGVLKRVNLAYGTTLMASVYLAALSVNLHGVPWPAALPLALIIGIAITLAVERLAFAWVRGDGRFSMVATLGIWMIIEEFLIRTPGHGRGQAIVNPFDLALVSVGRLELRVDHIFAFVLSLALCAGIYAFLFHSRAGLKIRVVVEDRALAGLLGIDAASVTRWTFALAAVIGVIAGYVFATAQHAIDVHIGMWATLKGLVILVLGGAGNLWGVVAAALGLGIMERVGTELAGPGYRDLIGYGLMLCLLALFPHGFGGRARLASG